In Tachypleus tridentatus isolate NWPU-2018 chromosome 7, ASM421037v1, whole genome shotgun sequence, a genomic segment contains:
- the LOC143254909 gene encoding uncharacterized protein LOC143254909, producing the protein MATTATVSHHQTSDPSKTATVSHHQTSHPSKTATVSHHQTSHPMSHHQTSLPSIIATVSHHQTSHPSKTATVSHHQTSLPSKIATVSHHQTSHPSKTATVSHHQTSLPSIIATVSHHQTSHPSKTATVSHHQTSDPSKTATVSHHQTSDPSKTATVSHH; encoded by the exons ATGGCTACA ACAGCTACAGTGAGTCACCACCAAACAAGTGATCCCAGTAAGACAGCTACAGTGagtcaccaccaaacaagtcatcccagtaagacagctacagtgagtcaccaccaaacaagtcATCCCA tgagtcaccaccaaacaagtcTTCCCAGTATAATAGCTACAGTGagtcaccaccaaacaagtcatcccagtaagacagctacagtgagtcaccaccaaacaagtcTTCCCAGTAAGATAGCTACAGTGagtcaccaccaaacaagtcatcccagtaagacagctacagtgagtcaccaccaaacaagtcTTCCCAGTATAATAGCTACAGTGagtcaccaccaaacaagtcATCCCAGTAAGACAGCTACAGTGAGTCACCACCAAACAAGTGATCCCAGTAAGACAGCTACAGTGAGTCACCACCAAACAAGTGATCCCAGTAAGACAGCTACAGTGAGTCACCATTAA